In one Silene latifolia isolate original U9 population chromosome 10, ASM4854445v1, whole genome shotgun sequence genomic region, the following are encoded:
- the LOC141607914 gene encoding uncharacterized protein LOC141607914, whose amino-acid sequence MLSAKFVKTNDGQLYKRTAQDVLLRCIDKPTAEKVMEEVHDGDCGPHMNAHALVRKIMRLGYYWTTTETDCCKYVRHCHNCQIFPNIQHVPPSMLYTMTLPWPFSTWGIDIIGKINPSGTRGHCFILVAIDYFTKWVEAKSYKVLNAKDVFKFIQNDIICRYEVPHEFINDYETHFQAETTVILEKYKIKHNKASPYRPQTNGMDIQDSDYSSKYFFAKISERTHQQVIGGIYDHHGKLHMGFSSVSAAFNQYYQDLQGHSSTTTPLDTDFISSGAMVNSSDSHLLIREISLAEIRDALFSMDSNSSPGIDGFSAGMSKQANLTVISLIPKKAIPNAVTDYRPICCCTVFYKTVSKILANRLQSILPSIVGAEQVAFIKGRSIFENIILSQTLVKGYNRANISPRCMIKVDIRKAFDSLQWSFIANMLSGLGFPQQFIDWVLGCIQTPWYSLKLNGELSGFFQGKSGIRQGDPLSPYLFVLSMGDVPSVAAVKSTLSLFAELSELHANIEITCILEGCILMLRRLCLQQLVSLDGQFPFRYLGVPLSTSRVSVAMFDSLILKIKHSIQHWSSNFLTYAGRVQLINSIIFGMETFWCSCNILPHEVLHKINKLCKDFFGEYCLKVEEWCLKNGRISVCPGMQEASISKISPLGMMLCSSHDSFFSSLKGILAVRDRLVALAGSITNASSLINSWCSHGKFRVTAAYSYLRGAVLAGPWTTALTHPRIVPSHKIICSLAAQQKLATVDNLQSRGFYMVNRCSLCEISLEDHAHLFFNCSFSKDVWQQLLQWMGMHRAGSCLLAELEQANFRSKHNWRMAWFCTSLAAAVYQIWNERNSRLFRGRKAAVTEIVSRVKFLVSTRLLMWTSHKEYSILVASL is encoded by the exons ATGCTATCGGCCAAATTCGTTAAGACTAACGATGGgcagttatacaaaagaacagcGCAAGATGTTCTGTTACGTTGCATTGACAAGCCAACTGCAGAaaaggttatggaagaagtccatgacggtgaTTGTgggccacacatgaatgcccacgCACTAGTCCGTAAGATCATGAGACTTGGTTATTATTGGACGACAACAGAAACAGATTGTTGCAAGTACGTcaggcattgccacaactgccagaTTTTCCCAAATATTCAACACGTACCACCTTCTatgttatacaccatgacattaCCCTGGCCGTTTtcaacctggggaatcgacatcatcggaaaaatAAACCCATCTGGAACAAGAGGGCACTGTTTTATCCTTgtcgcaattgactacttcacgaagtgggtagaagccaAGTCCTATAAGGTGTTGAATGCGAAGGATGTATTCAAGTTTATTCAAAATGACATCATATGTCGGTACGAGGTGCCGCATGAATTCATCAATGATTACGAGACTCATTTCCAAGCAGAGACCACggttatacttgaaaagtataagatCAAACACAACAAAGCATCACCTTACCGTCCTCAAACAAACGGCATG GATATCCAGGACTCTGATTATAGTTCTAAATATTTTTTTGCAAAAATTTCTGAGAGAACTCATCAGCAGGTTATTGGTGGCATTTATGATCACCATGGCAAGCTTCATATGGGTTTTTCTTCTGTTAGTGCTGCTTTTAATCAGTATTATCAGGATCTGCAGGGGCACAGCTCTACCACCACCCCTTTAGATACTGATTTTATCTCTTCTGGAGCTATGGTTAATTCTTCAGATAGCCATTTACTGATTAGGGAGATCTCTCTTGCTGAAATCAGAGATGCACTCTTTAGTATGGACTCTAATAGTAGTCCTGGAATTGATGGTTTCTCAGCTGG GATGTCTAAGCAGGCTAACTTAACTGTTATTTCTCTGATCCCTAAGAAGGCCATACCTAATGCTGTTACTGATTATAGGCCTATCTGTTGTTGTACTGTCTTCTATAAGACAGTTAGTAAGATCCTAGCTAACAGGCTTCAAAGTATTCTTCCTTCCATTGTTGGTGCTGAACAAGTTGCCTTTATTAAAGGCCGAAGCATTTTTGAGAACATAATACTATCTCAAACACTGGTCAAAGGTTATAATAGGGCTAATATTTCCCCTCGTTGCATGATCAAGGTGGACATTAGGAAGGCTTTTGATTCCCTCCAATGGTCTTTTATTGCTAATATGCTTTCAGGTTTGGGTTTCCCTCAGCAATTCATTGACTGGGTGCTTGGCTGCATTCAAACTCCTTGGTATTCTTTAAAACTCAATGGAGAGCTTTCTGGGTTTTTTCAAGGGAAAAGTGGAATTAGGCAGGGTGATCCCCTTTCCCCTTACTTGTTTGTGCTTAGCAT GGGAGATGTTCCCTCTGTTGCAGCAGTTAAGAGTACTCTTAGTCTTTTTGCTGAGCTATCTGAGCTTCATGCTAACATTGAGATAACATGTATTTTGGAGGGGTGCATCCTGATGTTAAGGAGGCTATGCTTGCAGCAACTGGTTTCTCTTGATGGTCAGTTCCCCTTCAGATATTTAGGAGTCCCTTTGTCCACTTCTAGAGTCTCAGTGGCAATGTTTGATTCCCTCATTCTCAAGATTAAGCATTCTATCCAACATTGGTCCTCTAACTTCCTTACCTATGCTGGTAGGGTACAGTTAATCAATTCTATAATCTTTGGCATGGAAACGTTTTGGTGTTCTTGTAATATTTTACCTCATGAGGTTCTGCATAAAATCAATAAGCTCTGTAAGGACTTTTTTGGAGAATACTGCCTGAAGGTAGAAGAATGGTGTTTAAAAAATGGAAGGATATCTGTCTGCCCTGGGATGCAGGAGGCTTCAATATCAAAGATCTCTCCACTTGGAATGATGCTTTGCAGT TCCCATGATAGTTTTTTCTCTAGTCTTAAGGGAATCCTGGCTGTAAGGGACAGGCTGGTTGCTCTAGCAGGTAGCATTACTAATGCTTCTTCTCTGATTAACAGCTGGTGCTCTCATGGTAAATTCAGAGTTACTGCAGCTTACAGTTATCTGAGAGGTGCTGTCTTAGCTGGTCCTTGGACTACAGCTCTGACTCATCCTCGTATTGTTCCAAGTCACAAGATTATTTGTTCTTTGGCAGCTCAACAGAAATTGGCAACTGTGGACAATCTGCAGAGTAGAGGGTTTTATATGGTTAATCGATGTTCTCTTTGTGAAATTTCCCTTGAGGATCATGCTCATTTGTTctttaattgctctttttctaagGACGTTTGGCAACAGCTTCTGCAGTGGATGGGTATGCACCGTGCTGGTTCATGTTTACTTGCTGAACTTGAACAAGCTAACTTTCGAAGTAAACACAATTGGAGGATGGCCTGGTTTTGTACTTCATTGGCAGCTGCTGTTTATCAAATCTGGAATGAACGTAATTCTCGTCTTTTTAGAGGAAGAAAGGCTGCGGTTACTGAAATTGTTAGCAGGGTTAAGTTTCTTGTTTCTACACGACTCCTAATGTGGACTAGTCATAAGGAATACTCGATTCTTGTTGCTAGTTTATGA
- the LOC141607915 gene encoding uncharacterized protein LOC141607915, with translation MDPIKYLFEKPVLNGRMSRWTLMLSEFDLKYVPLKMIKGKAVVDFLVDNPIEETEKVDTWSFPNEDIIYVKNDVWDLYFEGALSYMGYEVGILLIFPEGEHVNVSMKLDFNVTNNVAEYKACLLGLRSALELGIIKLLVYGDSSLVINQVAGSWKFKSSSLAPYQMRIEELEAYFDEVKYVHLPREENQFADALSKLAALINIPNHIDSMPICVERRSSPSYVNVINDVGESETEPWYTSNLNYKETGKYPPDLDP, from the coding sequence ATGGATCCAatcaagtacttgtttgaaaaaccggtgCTAAATGGCAGAATGTCGAGGTGGACTCTCATGTTATCTGAGTTTGACCTTAAGTATGTACCCTTGAAGATGATCAAGGGAAAAGCAGTTGTTGATTTCCTCGTTGACAACCCAATTGAGGAAACTGAGAAAGTTGACACCTGGTCATTTCCTAATGAAGATATTATCTATGTAAAAAACGATGTATGGGACCTATATTTCGAAGGAGCATTAAGTTATATGGGATATGAAGTCGGAATTCTTCTCATTTTTccagaaggtgaacatgtgaATGTGTCAATGAAATTGGACTTCAACGTCACAAATAACGTTGCTGAGTATAAAGCATGTTTACTCGGTTTGCGTAGTGCCCTCGAGCTAGGCATAATAAAGTTGTTAGTATATGGAGACTCGTCTCtggtgatcaatcaagtggctgGGTCATGGAAATTTAAGAGTAGCAGTTTGGCTCCGTATCAAATGAGAATTGAGGAATTGGAAGCATACTTTGATGAAGTCAAATATGTCCACCTCCCTAGGGAGGAAAACCAATTTGCCGATGCATTGTCAAAACTAGCAGCTCTAATCAACATTCCTAACCATATAGATagtatgccgatatgtgtcgagcGAAGATCTTCACCCTCCTACGTGAACGTAATTAACGATGTCGGGGAAAGTGAAACAGAGCCTTGGTATACATCCAATTTGAACTACAAAGAAACAGGAAAGTATCCTCCCGATCTTGACCCATGA